The Poriferisphaera corsica DNA segment AATGCATACCAAAAATCTGAATTCATCGATACGACTTGAGGATCCGTCGGCACAGAAACATATTGGCCAAATGGGAAAGGTGCATTCAAATACCACCCTTGCTCCAAGACCTGCTTGCCTGGCTCACCAACAATCTTCCCAAAAATCAACCGTACGGCTTTGTCCTGCGGATCTACTCGGAACAAACCTGAGCACATATACAGCACCACAAGCACAACCATCACAAACTTTAAAATCCCAAACGATACAGAAAGCGCATCCGAAAGTGATTTTTCAGCTGGATCGATTTCTCTTTCAACTTCATCATGATGATGGTGATGATGCCCGTGATCATGGCCGCAACCACAATCACTGGAGCATTCCTTATCTTCCACAACTGCGATCACTTCTTCTTCGGACAGTTGCTCATCATTCATCTGTTTGTTTGTGTTTTCTTCGCTCATAATCTGCAATACTTAGCTGCCATGAGTTTCAATTTAGTTTTGACTCTAACAAGTCACATGCAATCTCGCTATGAAAACCATTACTCGTTCGATGCGATTGGCTTCTGCGGCAAGATCGGCTGGTCTTTCAATTCGTTCAAACCAACATCATCTGCCGACAAAATAAACTGCGTATTATTAGGAAGCATTTCTTTCAAAGCCTGCATCCTTCTCAGGAACTTCGCAAACTCCGTATCTTTCGCAAATTCGTTGTAGTAGCTCGCTGCCTCACGATCACCCTCATCGCGAATCGAGGAAGCGCGGCGTTTTGCAAACGCCAAGATCTGCTGCTGAATTGATTCAGCTTCTTTCTTTATTGTTTCAGCCGTTGCAGTACCCTCTGCTCGTGCGGTCTGAGCCAAACGCTCGCGTGTTGTACGCATACGCTCAAAGACCTTTGCCGTAATATCTTCTGGCAACACCAATCGGCGAATCCCAACCTTATCAACCTTAATACCATACGAAGGTTTGATACCAGCTAATTGTGCTCGAAGATCATCCGCACACTTCTCTTCAATCTTACGCAATTGAATATTGCCTTCATCCAAATTCACCAACTGATCAAAACGATAGTTAGAGATAATGCCTTGGAAGGAAGACATCAATGCTTTCAACTGATCCGTTGCTTTGCTGATGTTATTCATGGAACGGAAGAACGCGTACGGATCGTCAATTTCCCAAGCAAGATACATCTGAACAATCACAGCATGTCCATCGCTTGTCTTAACTTCCTGTTTAACGTCTTCAATCAGCTGGATCTTCTTTGAATATGTCTGCACATTCGAGATCGGCCAAGGCCAGCGGAGATTAAAACCCGGCTCATAAATCACTGAGCCTGGATCTACGATATTCCCAGCTGCATCTCGAGCGATCTCACCTGTTTCAACATCACGCAGCGGCTCTTTAGCCTGATTGAACGTTGTCACAACAGCAACCTGATCGTACCGAACGGTGAAGCACACCATGTACGTCAAAAGAATCAAGGCTACAAGAATGGCAACAATAACTGTCAGCGGATTCTTCATGGATTTACTCGTTCCTAAAACGAATTCCTTCTTATACACAGACCATTAAGCCTGCTTTTTCATTCAAAAAAACAATTCACCCCACCTACCCAACTATTATTCTGTGCTAAACAGCGACTTCATAAATGAACCTGAATCCTTCAAATCCATTCGGATGATTACATCCCTCATCAAGTCACTACTTACCACAATCTTTTTGCGTTCTTTCAGCCCATCGGTCATCGCATTCAAAAGCATCCGCTGAGCGTAATACTCAGGGGCATTTTTAAATGCCGCCAATTGTGCATCAAAGCTACGTGAAGCAGCCTGTTCTTCCAGAGCTCTGTCCCAACGATACGCACGTGCTTCTTGAAGCATCTGTGCTGCACGTCCACCAGCCCGATCCATCAGCGCTTCAATTTCAGCCTGCTTTTCCGCAAGGCCTTCATCACCACGACTCAACTTGATCGTTTCTAATTGATCAATCGCAGCACTGATCGCAAGCGCTTTACCCTGGGTACCAGCCACCTCAGATAGCGTTTGAATCGCATCTTTCTGAGCGTTCTGAATCACGATTTGCTTATCTTGATGTGCACCATTCTGTTCATGGAATGCCTTAGCCACATCACCGTCCTGCGGCGGATGTATCGAAGCAAAACCAACAAACACCACCTCAATACCTAACCCAACATGCCCATCCACAATGACGTCATCAACATCATCTTGAATTAGCCCTTTCAGTTCATTCGCCCCAAATGCACGCCCCTCACCCACAAGCATGTCAATATCTTTACCTGCGATATAATCGCTCAATCGCTCCACAGCCAACGCCTTCAGCATCTTGTCGGGACGTTCAACCGTCGAAACAAACTGTTCCAGATTCTTAATCCGGTAATCCACCACCATCTCGATCCCAACCAATTCACCCGCCACTGAAGACCCGTGAGCTTCATGGAAACCTGGATCTTCATTTTTATCTTCATTGGTCTTCGGTGCGATGACCATATAATCCTCAGCACCTCGAGCATGTGCATTCGTCCAAAGCACCTCTGGCGTATGATCAAATCGATAAATAGCCAATCGATTCGCCATCTCTCGGTTAATATCTTCGAGCATCACCTTGATCGGATCGCGGCGGCTCGCTTGCTTACGCTCTGTATCTGATGACCCCACCACTATCCGTTGGATACGATCAACGTCATATTTCTCACTCGTACCAATCGGCCAAGGCATCTTAAAATGGAAGCCCGGCCCTTCAATACGATCAATCTTCCCATACGACATGATCACTGCCTGCTGCTGCGGCTCAACAATCGTCAAGCTCGACAACAACACCAGCAATATCAAACCGATCACAACCAGCTTAGGCATCGATTTGTTCAACAGCTCCATAAACCAGCTGCGTGAAATCTCAAAACCAAACTGATAATTCAGCGTTTCACCAATAATCTTGCTGATCGATTCAGGACGTGTCAGCCAACCCAAAACGCGTGAATCAAACGCCGGCCTCACAACCTCATTCGTTCGGCGAGGACGATACATTCCAAACACATACGAAAGCACAATCTCAAGACCTAGTAGCACCATAATCGCCGGAACTATCAGCGATAATGCAACAAAGCCCATCTTATGCTCTGGATTCACCAGCACCGGGATCGTACCCGCAAACAACATCAACAACACAACCGCCACATTGCCGATCATGTATGACGCACCACCTCGTAGCGGCTGCCACTCCTTAACCTTCGTCATACCCGCCACATAGCGCGCCGTCAGGAACCCTAAGAATGCGATCGCACCCAAAAGGAACAGAAGCACCAATGGATTTGCATTCGGACTAATCGAGGCCGCAACCAGATCTTTCCAATTAGCTGCCTCCCCATCAATCCGCTCAACCATCCCGTTGGCTTTATACAACAAGAACCCGCCCAACGTGAGCAGGTACAATGACAATGCAAGGCTAACACCATTCAGCCAGTACTTATACAGATTGTCCAAACGCTTACGAGCGACATGCAACTGCTGCCCCGCCTCATTAAAGAGGGCCGCAGCTTCCGCATCCACCTCAGCCAATTGCTCAGCTTCTAATGCTTCAACGCGCTCTTGCTTATGTGCGTTAAATAACGCCCACAAGATGAACCATACCGGCACACCGCCTAGGAAGTACCAGATCGTCGCGTCAATCGCAGCTGATCCGTAAATCAGGCCAATGATCACCACAACCATCGCTAGGAAGATCTGAGCGATCATTCCAAACATGGCCGCATTCGCAGCACGCTTGTAAGTCTGCTGGTCGTTGCTCATCCGTATTCAAATCCTCATTACGTAAACGGTTACGCTGAATAAGCTAATCGTTATCTGTCTCGTTTGTGTGTCGGCTTCGACATGATTCCTTCAGCCTCAGATGACACTTCCTGCCTGTCTTAACCGCATTCCCCGCCCTCTAAACCACGGTTACCTCTTATATACTCATGACAAGCCGCTTAGGATCACAGATTTTTCAAAAAAAACACACTCTTTCAAACTCACTCGCACGGAAATTCGTATCATGGTACAACTTAACGCCTTATCGTGCTGAGTTTATGCACGTTAGACACATTAGTAACAGGTCCGTCTCTCTCAAATCAATCTTCTAAGTCGGTTTTTTATAACGAGTTACAAATCGCAACTCCCTTAATAGCCGTACTTGCCTCATCCCCACATACGATCTGTTCTAAGGATCCGACATTATCACGATTTCTGAACATAAGTCGAGCGAACCAATATGTTTGGCCAACTTCTCACTATTACACGTAATACTTTCACCGAGTCCATCAGGCAGCCCATCTTCGCTGTCCTCATCCTGGTCGGTATCCTCGGCCTCTGGCTCAATCTCAACCTCGCCGCATATACCATGGATCAAGACTCCAAAATGATGATCGACATGGGGCTCTCCACCGTCGCCATCATCTCACTACTCGCTGCCGCTTTCACAGCAACCGGCGTCCTCTCCTCTGAAATCGAGAAAAAAACCGTCCTCACAGTGGTCTCAAAACCCATCTCACGCCCCACCTTCGTCGTCGGTAAATTCCTCGGCGTTGCTGGCGCCATCCTCCTCGCCTACTACATTCTCTCACTCGTCTTCCTCCTCACCGCCCGACACGGCGTCATGCAGACCGCATCCCACCGCATCGACTGGCCCGTCGTCGTTTTCGGCCTTGGCGGCGCTTTCATCGCCATCGCCTTCGCCGCTTTCACAAACTACAACTTCCGCTGGGTCTTTACCTCAACCGTCACATGGGCGCTCGCCATCACCGAAACTATCGCCTTTCTCCTCATCCTCTTCATTGGCAAAAAATGGGCCATCCAAACCCCATACCACGACCTTTTCAGCCTTGATCCCAAAGCCCCCCAGCTCATGCAAGTCATAACAGGCACCGGCCTTATATCATTTGCCATCCTCATCATCACCGCCATCGCCGTGGCTGCATCAACCCGCCTCGGCCAGGTCATGACCATCCTCCTCTCCTTCGGCTTCTTCGCCCTAGGCCTCATCTCCAACTCACTCAACCAACTCACCAATCAGCGGCTCGAAATCTCACCACACATCGGATTCTTTGAATCTTTCTCACACATCTTCGCTGCCGACGCCCCCTTCTACACCAAACTCATCTACGCTGCCGCTAAAAGCATCTATCTCATCACCCCCAACATGCAATTGCTCTGGCCCGGCGACGCACTCCTTCAGGACAAACCTTTTACGCTCATCGCCTTCATGACGCCCGCCATCTACGGCATCCTCTTCACCGCAGCCATCCTCGCCATCGCTGTCGCGCTCTTCCAAAAACGCGAAGTTGGCTAACCCCCCCCGGAAGTGCAAACCACTTCCATCCGACATACAGAAATCCAATCAAACCTCACGCACAACGTGGGGTTATCTTTTTATATAATCACACGTCACCACGACCTTTCAAGCCCGCCACCGCTGGTGGCGGGGTGTTCTACAACCCATCACAAATCCGCCCCCCCTTCCACCCACAAAAAAAACCGGTCACTTCCGTAACCGGCTGTTCATTTCGTTAATTTTTATCAATCAATCATCTTCACCCTCAATCTCACCAAACCCAAAATCAATCCCCCAATCTTCTTGATCATCATCTTCACCGCCCCAATCTTCAACTTCAGGCGTAAACCGATGATGAACACGAATCACGCGTGATAGCGCTTCCGCCAACAGCGGCCCCACTGCCCCACTCATTTCAACACCACCATCTTCAAACGGCTCATTACAATCTCTAAACAACACCATCACCGCCAATGTTTCACCACCATGACGGCACGCCACCGCAACAACATGACTATCCGCCAAATAAGCCGCATCGTCACCAATCCAATACTTCAGTGTTTCATTATCTGTCACATGCAACAGATCTTCACGTGCCGCAACTTTCGGCGCCACCACATCCGCCAAGTGCTGCAACAACATATCCGCACTATCCGCAGCACAATCATAATTCACATACCCACCCAAACTATATTCATCCATCGCACTCGGCAAGAAGATCGCCGCATTCGTCGGCCCAACCTTCTCGATCATGTGCTCTAATGTCGTCCGTAACAAATTCTCTAAATCAAGCTCTTCACGTATCAGCGCACTGTACTCACTCGTCTGCACAACCTGCTGCATCTGACAAGCTAATTCCTGATACGCCATCACCAAATCATTGCACAACACATCGACCTGCTGCGATACATCCTGCCTTGCTTGATTCAATTTCTTACACAACCTTTTCAACCGATCCACTCGCCCTACATGATCATCATGCTTCAAGTGCTTCGCCACCATCCCATTCAAGCATCGCGTGACATCCCCAGTATCCACCGGCCTCTTCACAAAATCACAAACGCCGATCCGCATCCCCACAATCACCTCATCAGCATTCGGCTCATCACCCACCACCGAAGCATAAACATCCCCCTTACCCTGACTCAACTCTTCAACAAAATCCAGCCCATATCCATCGGGCAAACTCATCTCAACCATCACCATATCAAAACGCTCGCCCAACACGCATCCGCGCGCCTCAGCCAACGTCTTCACATGCTTCACATTGAGTTCAACTCGGCGATCCTGATACTCCCTCACCGACTTCAACACATCGTCCCCAGGATCCACGACCAGCAGACTTACCGCCTTCTTCGCTTCACCTAATCTCTTATTCCGGCTTTTCGCCGTCTTAGCCTGATGACTCACAGCTTTCTCCTGCTACCGCATCCTGCGTGAACATCTTCTATAATCGCAACCGTCTTTAAAGCTGAAAATCCATTTGATTCTCATTCTTGCCGCAACGATCACTTGGTCAACGAGGATGTTATTTCGCAAAACGCATTAAACGATCCCATGCACTCTACCGATCCACGTGTATCCCTAAACACATGGGCCTCCTCGGCAGAGTCTCCGCTTTTCACATCGTCAACCTATGCCGCACAATCCAGCGGCAACCTCAACGTTGCAACAGTTCCTTCACCCAACGCACTTGCCAATTCCAAACAACCGTTATGACCCTCAATAAACTGCTGCGCACGCGTTAAACCCATCCCAACCCGACGCCCCGCCGCCTTCGCGCTAAAGAACGGATCCTTCGCATGTCCCAACGTCCGATCATCCATCCCTTCACCATCATCCTTCACCTTCACCTCAACCCATCGCCCATCATTGGTCACACCAACCCGAATCTCCACCCCATCCCCCGGCTTCGATTGCACCGCATTATGCAACAGCTCACTCACCGCCGTCTGAATCTGATCCACATCCATACGCACACGCGGCACACCATCCTTCATCTTCAAGAAAATCGGCGTCTCACTCTGCCACTTCCCATAATGCGACTGCACCTTCTTCACCGTACTATTCAACAGAAGCGACATATCCGCCTCCACAAACTCCGGCTCAGGTGGATCCGCAAACAAGTGCAACGCCGTAATCAAATCACTCAACCGGTGACTCTCCATATAAATCCGCTGCGCCGCCTTCTGCTCCTTACTACCACTCGCAAGCGTCATCGAAAGCAACTGACTACGACCACTAATCACCGCAAGCGGGTTATTCATCTCATGCGCAGCCCCTGCCGCCATCTCACCCAATCTCGCCATCGATTCTTGCTGCAACAACTTATCTTGCGCCTCAGCTAATGCACTATTAGACTCAGCAAGCTCCTCACCTAATCTTCGCGCGCCGTCATGCTGCTCAGCCGCCGCAATCGCACTACCCCAAACACTGACCAACGTCTCCATCAACCCCCATTTTGGTAGCACACTACGATCATGCAGCAACACACCGACCGTTCCCCATCCACAACGAAGCGGGATCAATCGCACCCGTCTCAAATCTTCCGATCCAATCAAAAAATCCTGCACCCAAGGCAGCACGCCCATCATGCTCATCCCCACTGGCTCACTCAGATCTAATTCCCTCAGATCCGGCGCACCATACGGCACATCCACGCACTGTGAATCCACCACTTGCCCATCCGTCCGATATCGACTCACCAACCAACTCGTCCCACCATCATTTAAATCCTTAGATGGCCTAACGACTGAATAGAATCCCGCCCCCAATAATTCCTTCGCATTCATCACAACACTGTCAATTACATCCTGAACCCCTTGCCCCGGCATTGCCCGGCTATGGAAACGTGACACCGCCTCCAAAATCTGACTCTGCTGCTGTGCGACTCGCCCCTTATTTTCAAGCGCATAATTCACCCGGCCTAAAGCTTGATTCGCCTTCTGGATCGACTGTAACAGCAAATCTTTCGACGGCTGATCATGTACGCCAAGCGCCTTACCCCGACGCTCTAACTGATCATGCAGTTGATCCAAAGCCCAATCCACATGCTGCCGCTTCACCCCAACCTTTTCCATCAACACTTCAACTTGCTGCTTGAAATGATAGTTCCCCGAATAACCCAGGTGCTGTTGACGTGTCAATAAATCTGCCAAACTAACCAGCCCCACCATCCGACGGTGCGGCAACTCCGGCAACGTCTCATATGGCGAACCATGCAACCAAATACAATCCTGCAATCGGTGAGGCAACCCCCACTGCTCAGCCATCCGCTTACCCGCCGTATGATGATCAATCCCCACAATCCGCCGTTCATACGACGCGATATTCCCATGATTCATCTCCACCAACTCCACCACGCGCGCATAACTTTTCGGCAAAACATAATCCAGCGCCAACTTACCCACATCATGCAACAACCCACAAACAAACGCCTCATCAGCGCTTAGACTCCGCTCATTCCCCGCCGCCTTCGCAATCAATTCCGCGACAACACCTACCGCCAAACTGTGCACCCAGAACCCCGCATGATCAAAGCCCGCTTCTTCACGTGACTCCTGCTCCACAGCCACCCCGCCCCCTACTTTCGCAATCACAACACCATCCGTATCATCACCACACAACACCGCCGACGCATCACTCTCATCATGCACCGCAACCTGCCCCACATGCTTACCACCACCAACATCTTGCTTCTTCTCTTTACCTTTCTGAAAAAACTCCATCACCTTAATCGACAACACCGCATTGCGTATCGTATTGAAACCCAAAAGAACAACCGCTTTATCAACCGTCAATATATCCTCGCGCAATCCCTTGTCCGCAGCGCGGCACAACGACAAAACCTTCGCCGTTAGCGCCGGGTCAGCCTGCACCAATTCAATCACCTCACGCGCATGCGTCTCGTCTGATGCCGTCAACGACAGCAACCGCGTCGCAATCACCGGCAAAGTCGGCAACGAATCTATCTGCCTCAAGATCAGCTCAATCCTCTTCGGCCTGCTCACCTCTTGCGCTGTCATCCTCAAATCTCCTGAACCCTCTGACAAATTCTATTCACTCAATAGATATGCGCACTTCTCGCGCGCAATCCCCTTACCTAAACTTAATCGTCACCCTCAAACCCTAACTCAAGCACAATCCGCACAATCGCTACCTTTTATCACACTCACCAAAACCTCGCACCAACATAAACCAACGAAAAACCGCGACTCAAGCCGCGGCCTCATCATCCTCCTCCGCCATGCTTAGCGAAGGATTCAATCTTAAAACACTTCGCGCGTTTTAAGCTCCCTATTCTCATTCATTCAATTCATCAAGCCGCAACCGCAAGCAGCGTTTCTATTCGCTCTTGCAAGTTCTCAATATTAAACGGCTTCTTAATGAACTCATCCGCGCCCGACTGCAACAATTCATGAACCTCATCCTGGTTTACAACACCCGACACAATAATGATCTTCATATTCACAAGATCCGGATTCTTCCTCACCGTCTCGCAAACTTTGTTCCCATTAATATCTGGCAACATGTAATCCAAAATCATCAGGTCAGGCTTAAACTGCTCCGTCATAATCCCCGCATCATAACCCGTGCTCGCCGTCTTCACTTCATAATGCTCATTACGACTCAGCACATCGACAAACAATTCAACAATCTGTTCATCATCATCCACCACCAACAGCTTACGCTTCTGGCCACTACCTTTTTCACCAAGCGCCTCAACCGGAATCCCATTCTCCTGCATGAACTTGAGTAGCTCATCACGAGGTATCCGCCTAAATCGACTACCTGGCACGCGAAACCCATTCAAACGACCACTATCAAAACAACGGATAATTGTCTGCTGCGAAACCTTACAGATCTCCGCTGCTTCACCCGTCGTAAATACTTGTTTTCCACTCAGATCAGTCGGTGCTTCATTAGCGCTCATGGTCTGCTCACTCTTTCTTTTCGTCTTCTTTCACCAAGACGTTTTCATCACATCGCCCGAAAATGGCTCTCCCACCCCAAACCAAATACTTAGCACGCCCTCCCTAATTTACCTACCTTTACATCGTCCCACCCTGTTACCAACTTTACACGCATCCTGCCCACGCTTTATTTTTTCTTTCCTTAGCCTTCCATCTACAGAAAACCCAGACCCGTCTTCTCCAATTTAGTTCATCAGCTAACATCCCCAGACAATCCTCTACAACGTCAACCATAGACTCACCAGTACGCCCGACATCCCATTCCTGAACAATTTCCTTCTGACTTCTCACGGATCTAGCCATATCGCCCCATCACTTTTACTCCCCGCCTCTGCCTCATCTCGTACCTCTACACCACACCACGGGCACTCGCTTCGCCCCGCCCCAATCGTCTCCCGCACATCGTAACCACAACATGTGCATCGCCCCGGCTCATTCTTGTTCACACACCCTCGATACCCGCGGCCCGCCCAATGATGATTCACAATCACAACCGCCAAACATAACACCAAATATCCCATAAAAACAAACCACACAACAGGCAACAAAAAAGAATCAAAACCCACAGTATTCACCAAATCAAATCCAAAGACAGCCATACAAGCACATATAAACGTACTACCCCAAATGCACATCATCATACCCCACAAAAAATTTTGCCCGCTCTTATCAAGGTGCTGAAGCATATCTCTAGACACCGCCACATGATGCACGCAAACAACCAACATCACCATCAAACATGCCAGCAACACAATCGGGGCAGCATATATGATGAATCCATACATCAGAAGTGCAATAATCTGCATACTGCTGAAGGCAATACTACACACCACCGCCAACAGTAAACCTCCCCACAAAAACATCTTCGTCACACACCAACACACACTCAGCCAACACAACCCCTTACCCACTTTCATATCCATCATTTGCTCACCCATTTAAACCTCCAGAATATAATGTAAATTATCACTTACAATATATGCTCTCCCCACCTAAATGCCAGCAAATTCTCAAACATCTATATATAGATAAACTTCACGCCAGTCCCCCTCGCCTAGCCCCCTCCCCCCTTCTCAGCTAGAATAGATCGCTCACAACCGCGCGACCATTGCACCCACACCTCCTCAAAACCCATCCACAACCGCGCAACTACATACAAAACTGATAGTTACGTGCAGCAACCAATCTCCCCCGCTGCACCCAAAGAGGAAGGATCACCACATGGCACGCCCAATGACCATGACCGAAAAAATCCTGGCCGCTCACGCCGGCAAGGAAGAAGTAAAGCCCGGCGACAACGTCTGGGTCAATGTCGATGTCCTCATGACCCACGACGTCTGCGGCCCCGGCACCATCGGCATCTTCAAAGAGCAGTTCGGCCCCGATGCCAAAGTCTGGGACAACGCACGCATCCCCATCATCCCCGACCACTACATCTTCACCGCCGACGACAAATGTCACCGCAACATCCAAACCCTCCGCGACTTCGTCGCCGAGCAGGGCATCAAATACTACTACGACCCCGACTTCGTCAACACCGAAGAAGGCTCCGGCTTCCCATCGCCTTACCGCGATCCCAACAACACCAACTACAAAGGTGTCTGCCACAAAGCTCTCCCCGAAGAAGGCCACTGCCGTCCAGGCGAAATCCTTCTCGGCACAGACTCCCATACCTGCACCGCAGGCGCATTCGGCCAGTTCGCAACCGGCATCGGCAACACCGATGCAGCCTTCACCATGGGCACCGGCAAAACATGGCTCAAAGTACCACCGACCATGAAGTTCGTCTTCAACGGTGAAATCCCCCCATACCTCACCGCCAAAGACCTCATCCTCGCCGTCATCGGCAAGATCGGTTTCTCCGGCGCAACCTACAAAGCCATGTACTTCACCGGCTCAGGCATCTCCTCACTCTCTCTCGAAGACCGCATGACACTCACCAACATGGCCATCGAAGCCGGCGGTAAAAACGGCATCTGCGACGTTGACGAGAAAACACTCCAATACGTCCGCGCACGATCCAATCGCCCCGAGTGGACCGTCTACACCGAAGACGAAGGCGCTGAATACGATTTCGAATACACATGGGATCTCGCTGACTTCGAACCACTCGTCGCTGCACCACACTCCCCTGACAACACAAAAACCGCACACGAACTATCTAACCAAAAGTTAGACCGTGCATACATCGGCTCATGCACCGGTGGCAAGATCACTGACATGATCATGGCCGCCAACATCCTTGCCGGTAACAAAGTCGCCATCCCAACCTTCGTTGTGCCCGGCTCAACCGAAGTACACTCAGACATGCTCCGCCTCGGACTCAACGGCGAGCCTGTCAAAGACGGTGAAAAGAACATTTACCAAACACTCGAAGATACAGGCTGTAACATCGGTGCCGCGTCATGTGCAGCTTGCCTCGGCGGCCCACAAGACACCTTCGGCCGACTCAACGAACCCATCAACTGTATATCAACAACCAACCGTAACTTCCCTGGCCGTATGGGCCACAAAGAAGCCGGTGTCTACCTCGCATCCCCACTCACCGCCGCAGCATCCGCACTCACCGGCAAAGTCACCGACCCACGCGAGTACATCACCGCCCCAATCCAAACTGGCACCGCCGGCGTCTGCTAATCATCCATTAGCCCCCGGAAGCCACAACAGCTTCCCATTCAAACCACGAGAACCTCAAGCTCAGGCAACCCGCCTGAGCTTTTTTATTGGCCACACACATTTTCTCACCCCACCGGAAATACTCTACCCACAACCAC contains these protein-coding regions:
- a CDS encoding response regulator → MSANEAPTDLSGKQVFTTGEAAEICKVSQQTIIRCFDSGRLNGFRVPGSRFRRIPRDELLKFMQENGIPVEALGEKGSGQKRKLLVVDDDEQIVELFVDVLSRNEHYEVKTASTGYDAGIMTEQFKPDLMILDYMLPDINGNKVCETVRKNPDLVNMKIIIVSGVVNQDEVHELLQSGADEFIKKPFNIENLQERIETLLAVAA
- a CDS encoding 3-isopropylmalate dehydratase large subunit, with the protein product MARPMTMTEKILAAHAGKEEVKPGDNVWVNVDVLMTHDVCGPGTIGIFKEQFGPDAKVWDNARIPIIPDHYIFTADDKCHRNIQTLRDFVAEQGIKYYYDPDFVNTEEGSGFPSPYRDPNNTNYKGVCHKALPEEGHCRPGEILLGTDSHTCTAGAFGQFATGIGNTDAAFTMGTGKTWLKVPPTMKFVFNGEIPPYLTAKDLILAVIGKIGFSGATYKAMYFTGSGISSLSLEDRMTLTNMAIEAGGKNGICDVDEKTLQYVRARSNRPEWTVYTEDEGAEYDFEYTWDLADFEPLVAAPHSPDNTKTAHELSNQKLDRAYIGSCTGGKITDMIMAANILAGNKVAIPTFVVPGSTEVHSDMLRLGLNGEPVKDGEKNIYQTLEDTGCNIGAASCAACLGGPQDTFGRLNEPINCISTTNRNFPGRMGHKEAGVYLASPLTAAASALTGKVTDPREYITAPIQTGTAGVC